DNA sequence from the Buteo buteo unplaced genomic scaffold, bButBut1.hap1.1 HAP1_SCAFFOLD_103, whole genome shotgun sequence genome:
AGGGAAAGGCCTTGCCCCTGTTGCCCCGAGCTCCTGATGCACCACTGCCtcggcagcctctgctgctcgcTCAGAGCCCTTCCGCAAACCCCACGTGTCCCCCACGTCCTGTCCCAGACTGCTTCCCACAGGGAGAATCTTCCCGCCCCGCTCCTTCCAGAAGGTGGAAGGGGAGTGATTTCGGAGACTATAGTCGCTAATACAGACTTGCCCAGCGAGTCGTCATCGCAGGCGTCTTTGCGCCTCGCCCTGTTTGGCAGCCCCTCACTGCAGAGCCCCTcgctctgctgcagagcccctcttctgccccctcccaggctcCCGCGCCTTCCAGCTCAAAAatcctgtcttctcttccagcctcagctcctggcaCCGATTTCCAACACTCATCTACCAGCTGTACTTAGAAAAATGTCACTCAGACAAGAGCCccgcagcttaaaaaaagaggacaaggcTGAGAAAGATGGACCCCTTGTAGACTTTGTCAGGCCCTTTATTCATCCTGTGATTAAGGTTGGGGTGACAGAGGTGTCGAACTCTGCAGAAGAAcattgctgctgtggcagaaggtgcttCCGAGGTAGGAGACATCTGGAGCCCGCACGAGCGCTGTTTGGAGGGGGGGCCAAGGGAAAAGGTGttggagaaagaaggatgtgTTTCTGCATCTGGTGACCTCTGTGGGATTGTGCTTGTTGTCACAGGGTCATTTACTGTGTTGTTTCAAGGATGAGGTCTTCGTGCTTTTAGTCGGTTAGGAAAGCAGCAGTACTTTGGCTTACATTTcacctcttgttttttctttcatactgtCTGTGCAGAGAAGGCACAGGCTGGATTTAAACTggggctgctgttttctcctggagATTGGTGAAACTTTCcttgaacagaaagcaaaaggaatttgttgGAGCTTTTGCAATAGCAGTGATGTGTCAAGGTTAGAAAAAGTCTAACTGCGAGCGGCAGAGGAATGCACTGAAGACGACTCAATATGAGTGATAGAAGTGATTCACTTTATTTGCACAGATAGGTCATATTTATACAGCTTACGATAATTATGCCTACTAGTCCTAATATGattggtacattgctaatgtttattcgttactaaaacacacctacttgtggtttgcagctatgtaggttccgcaattttctcatgggaactttctcaaagttgtctatgaaaccttgccaaggtcacagtggatgcagttacttatctcattcttcagcatccaggtgttgcttgtcaggacaggctcttcttatcttcttttttcccagcgcacaaggacacagtattttgtaaacttatgcttcgttcccacatagcggctggaatgctcacatgcctttgcccagccaagaaatcctcaacatcTAACTATGCATCAGGCTCCAGGGTCTGGtggtacaggagaaaaaagtttgcctGAAAATCAAAAATGTTGTCTCTAGAGTGCAGGAATGCgttttccttttgactgtcatgggaaatgcaaagccagGAACTGGCCCAGCAGTTAACTGATTTGGGGCTTGATTCTTCACCCTTAGACTGAGCACCTTATTTCAGAGGGCCTATTcgtgaaagcagcagtagtgCTCACAGAGGAGGATGCTGTTCTGTTCAGTAGAGTGGGCAGAACTATCCCTTCTGAGGCTGCCTGAGCTactgcttgctttggaaagcagcacagcaacctttcttcccctctgctattttctttgtgggatttatttattaaaagtgaacCGAAGGATGTGCTGTGAACAGCAGATTAACATGGCTATGCAAATGAAGGCCTCTGGTGTTTGATAACTTACTGAGTGAGTGTGATTGCCTGGTCACCAGCTGTTAGAGTGAATCCTGGCTGAGAACAGGCAAAGGGGAAAGTCATCACtagattaaataagaaaaaagcaaataaacccaTCGATAACTCGCCAACAAAATACTTACCTCCCTGTCATCCTCAGGAATCCATTTCTTGTAGTTCTGcaattcactgttttctctagctgaagaaatggtgtcattatattgaaaaaaaaaatgctgaaaggatatatccattaaataaaatttacatagaaTGTCTTTgtatataatgttttttttaccCAGGAATATGAAAGGTACCTTCTTCTAAAACAGCATGGTTGTAGATTAGTTCATGTATTCCTAAATACAGCTAAGTAAGTTGTCAACTTAAAGATTTGTCTAAGTTAGtagcatttctcttaaatacagCCTGTTAATGTTAGCATAAATGAACGGAAGGAAGGAGATAAAGAACGCTGTGCGCAACTGTGACACAAGCTATGTTCAAGTGAGACTACTAAAAGAATTAGTAgcctcaaacagaaaggggggaactgatagcatatttccatacattctgtatggtatgtctaaatattttgatggttttaatattttgtaccagccgtggaaactggtttgctgctaggtgactgtaaaagtgagatttggtaaataattgaaGTTTGATTTCACCAGAGCTCTGATTGTTAAAGTCACTTTCCTTcgccatttttttaaatgatggctgCATCAGCCGGACGGATGGCACTGTcgaggggctgcagctgagcaccccTGGTGCTGCTCCAAGCCTGGATGTCTCACCTCTCCAAGGAAGCTGCACCCAGGAGCACTCTGCCACCTGCTCTTCCAGACCCGGTGTTTCTCATTCAAACTGAGATGACCCGTCGCGTTGAGCCGCGTGCAAGTAATTTCTATAGGATTGGCTTAACATGCAGTAGTGCTGTCTGCCTGCGCACGGTTGGCTTCCACCGCTGGTCAATGGGAGTCCCTGCTGAcaactaaaaatggaattgaatggAAGGGAATTGCAAGTCAAAAGGgccctgtaataattttagagtGCCTGAGGCACCACGCTGAAGCCCTGGCATTATAAATAAGGGTAATGTACTAGAGACTGAATTGCaatcaaagcagctgtaagaaCGTGGAGTGTGCGCTGAGCTTCTTTAAGGTGTGTGGAGTTAGATTATGATCTGTAGGCAGTGCAGGCAAATCCATATTTGCTCACGGACGTATGTAGGGACCCTAAAGCCTGTGATTAGAAAGGCCGAAGGGATGTGGGGAATGTGAGATGAAGGCTCCAGAGCCAGGAGTGAGAGAGCTGTATTGGAGCAGCCCGACCCTCTGGTTGTCTCAAAGTGTTTCCAGGGGCTGAACGGTGGAAGGGGCTGACTCTGTCCTCCCGGCTCACCGCGTCTCATCTCCTGGACCGTCTGTGTGATGATGCAGTCTGCTGacctcttgctgcatttcacggtaatgtttaaaaaaaaccaaaccaaccgcTGTTTATGAATAAGGTTggtgggaggatgggaagaatCCGAATGTCCTGGGTGAGCTCACTGTTCCTGACATAAACTGGAGTAAATCCAGTACTGTCAGTGGGCCCGTGAGTGTTAACAGCAGCTCATGGCAAATTGCACGGGCTGCCccagaagggctggagctgagTCGGAGGGTCAGGCAGGGGAAGCGTAAGGGTTGGCCTTGGTGCCTGCTGAAGCTGGGCAGATGCTGTGGGCCACCCTTGGGACAGCTGGTACAATGGCACGGCTTGAATAGCTCGATGGTGAGGcgtgatggcagggaggagagcaagCGCTTCTTGAGTTGGGACTCACTGTCTGATTTCAAGTGCTGGTGGCTGAATTTACCAGCTCAGTGCCTTTATTCCCTTATAACCCTCTCAGCCACCATGGGCTGTGTGTGTCCTGCTTTGTGCCATGTGCAGGATGACaatccctttttctgcaaaggtgaaTGGGCTTGGGAAGAACACCAGTTAAAGGGTGCCACGTACTGCTGCGTTTTGGGTGCAGACATACCCACAAATCTTGCTCCCACCAAATTGCATCCTGCAGGGAGAGTTTTGCTGGTAAATGGGTGTAAATGGGTGCAGGCAgacaaggggaggagggtccctgcctggcccgcagctccctccctcgccattcttggggtgatttggggttattttgctgtgtcagtgaggcaaagctgggctctccggggctgaggtcagtgggaccTGAGGAAGGCTGTGAtggtcttgaggctttgaagggctctgcagcgagccccgtccccgctggaggggacgctgTTGGGGTTCAAGATGAAGGCATTGGAGCCCTTGCTGTCGTGTGTgcctgtgtcccccccggcccccaaggtctgtCGTTGTCGcaggggctgcgtgctgctttctgtgtggGGCCGTGcccgtgagtcctgcagggacctgtctgtcctggcttccccaccaaagggctgctcccctggggaaggggagaggggagtcgTCCGTGTGCCGCCCCACCGTtgcctgccccgctggtggtgactcggccCTGGGGGTGGCTCGGTTcccctcggggctttccccggctcggatctggggctcagcagggcttttgCACCTCTCGGGTGCTGTTTTTTGGTgccccctgctctccctccccctcccacacaggcagggagcggttctggagaaggagcttttagttgaaaagacaagagaaaaggtCCCATCCAAGCTGGTCTAACCCCTCCCTACCCCCCTCCCCGACCTCCCCTTCAACAAATACCCAcgcctcctctcccaccccccactccccccatctccatccctctcACCCCTGTCTAAtccccaccccccacacacacacccacattGGCCGCAAGagccctgcgcttgctgggtggcattggcaaggagctctgcgcctgcctcttcctccgctTGCCTGCCGTGGCAggtggggatggtggcaggtccatcccGGCATCCTCTCACAGCTCCTGGGGCTCCATCCTGATGATGTTGAATATTTCTAGGCTCAGCATGATGTTGCTGAGCTCGGGGATGCAGTAGTCAGGGGTGAGCAGCTCCTCAGGCAGCGAGAGCGAGCTGAAGTTGCGGTTGGGGGTGGCTGCGCCGGTGCCACCAGTGTCCCCGGGCATGGAGCTCCTGCTGGGAGCATCCTGGTTGACCCCCACTCCATCCGGGGAGCAACCAAAGAGCACTAGGGCCTCTTGGAGAGGCACTTTCTCAGACGCTGCAAGTTCACCTACAGGCTCCCCAAGGGCTTGATTGTGGGGGtcagcgcaggggctgggggggacgtcaCTGCCTGGGGGTGCCCCCACATGGGTGGCCATGCCACAGGTGTTGATCTTGGCCAACGGCCCCTCGATGTCCTTGTGGCTGGGGATGGGTGTTGGCAtcgctgggggggctggggccatccctctcccctctccgcTGGTGCCAGCAGGGTCCCCAGGCATGGGGCCGCTGCTGGGACCATCCTGGCTGACCCCCACTCCATCCAGGGAGCAATCGAAGAGCCTTAGGGCCTCTTCCAGGAGCATCTCCTCGGACACTGCAAGGTCGCCTGCGGTGTCCCCAGTGGCTTGATTGTGGgtggcagcgcaggggctgggggagacatcgctgcccaggggtgcccccaCAGGGGTGGCCGTGCTGGGGATGTTGATCTGTGCCAACTGCCCCTCGATGTGCTGGTAGCCGGGGATGGACACTGGCAGctccagaggggctggggccacCCCACTCCTCTGATTTTTGTAGGGTGCGAGGTATTGTGGTTGGctctggggggtccctggggctgtcCAGGCCAGgggggccccgcagcccccgggacCCCACAGGGCAGCACCCGGCAGAGAAGCGGCGCCTTGGCCGAGCGTGGCGGTGGCCGGTGGAGGCAGGTGGGTGGTTGTCCACTGGATGCCAAAGACCCGGGGATCGAAGAGGCAGCCACATGGAGCcctctgcagacctgtgtgggtGAGGGGGAGCCGTGCTGGGCCGGGGGGACTCTCCAGGGGCACCCGCCGAGCCGGCCCCCGATGGccgacatcccccagctctgggccAGGGGCGTGGGGAGCTTGTGGCTGGGGCAATCCCCATGGGGTgagctgctgtgccggtgggACGGGGTTGCAAATCAGGGAGGAGGCTCGCGTCTAGGAGGTGAAATGGGAGATGTGGccccaaatatttggggaaTTCTCTGCAGATGAGCTTTCCTGGGCACGCACCGCCCAGGCGAGGGCAAGGATGCTCACCGGGGCTTGCTGAACCCCCATGCGAAAAGTGCCGGGGGAACGGGTGTgatggggatggcgaaggtgccagagcagactggggtgccatacctgctggtggtgcctggggggcctggggtgcctgggctgcagggaagggctgctcccaCGCGGGCAGGCGGCACAGGTTGGCTGAGCctaaaagagagagacaggagcGATGGCCGGCGGTCACCTCCGCTCTTGGTCCCCAAAAGCATCCCTGGCCTGCAGGGGTTGTGGTTGGTCCCTACCTTGAGGGTAGAAGGTTTTGGGGAGCACGAAGGGCTGGAAAagctggggcgccggggggccccagggcccACGCGGTGGGAGCTGCACTGGTGGCCGCGCCATGGTCCCTTCTGGCCGTTGGCTGCCAAGGACTCTTTGGCGTCTCCCCGGAAGGAATGCGGAGGCTCCCTGTGTTCCGCCCCACCCCcaagagcctccccagctcgtcctggggagggaaagggttaagggaggctggggtgccccTGGGGCCTACAGGCGGCTCCCGGGGTCTGCGGGTGCaaatcctctttgctttcaacagtatttttccggtgggggaagaagaacaAGTTGATGCAGCCGAGCCGAGCGGGGACCAAGCTGCAGCCGCAGCCTCCTTGCGCCAGATGGCAAATGCATTTGTGACTGTTGCCCGTGCTTCTGTTCGCTGCGTTGACCGGAGCGaggcagaaataggaaaaaggacCTCGAGGGCGCAAAGGAAGGTCACGCGGTGTTGCTCGGTGGCAcgctttcccccagcccttgctCCAGTAGTGCTGTCAGGTCTTTTAGTCTCctgatgggaaaagcagcagctctggatcccccTCGGAGGGGGCGGCGCTTTCCCTGGGTGcgtgacacccaggaggagacGGTACCCACTGCCGCGTGCTCCCAGAAAAGCACTGGATTCTGCCCAACGTCTGGTGTCGGGGCGCTGAGGCTGTTTGCGCTCTACGggaccccagggatggggctagTACATCCCCTCCTCGTGCTTGG
Encoded proteins:
- the LOC142027997 gene encoding proline-rich protein 22-like, which translates into the protein MARPPVQLPPRGPWGPPAPQLFQPFVLPKTFYPQELGDVGHRGPARRVPLESPPGPARLPLTHTGLQRAPCGCLFDPRVFGIQWTTTHLPPPATATLGQGAASLPGAALWGPGGCGAPLAWTAPGTPQSQPQYLAPYKNQRSGVAPAPLELPVSIPGYQHIEGQLAQINIPSTATPVGAPLGSDVSPSPCAATHNQATGDTAGDLAVSEEMLLEEALRLFDCSLDGVGVSQDGPSSGPMPGDPAGTSGEGRGMAPAPPAMPTPIPSHKDIEGPLAKINTCGMATHVGAPPGSDVPPSPCADPHNQALGEPVGELAASEKVPLQEALVLFGCSPDGVGVNQDAPSRSSMPGDTGGTGAATPNRNFSSLSLPEELLTPDYCIPELSNIMLSLEIFNIIRMEPQEL